The Thiorhodovibrio litoralis genome includes a window with the following:
- a CDS encoding HAMP domain-containing methyl-accepting chemotaxis protein, whose protein sequence is MLSSLTMAKKLILGFGIVLALLVIVSGFAYVTINNASTDFGEYRRKARNANLLGELQAAMLMGRMNVKDFLITKGSDKDKAEFHHYKQETLRLLGEAEGQIKNPERQAKIRQAQTQIETYVTTFNAVEVEMANRNRLVDEVLAKLGAEIEHGLTEIFETALRDGDPESASDAAAALRHILLARVYLMKYVDDNLKESQDRVRQELEKATQTFDVLDRGLQNPTRRSILANIRTLEKEYASNFTGLVTAIDTRNDHVVNTLDVLGPEFAALLNEIKVAIIKEMDELGPKVQAANERAVFIISVLSAIALLFGIVIAWLIIRGVMAQLGKDPAVIADVTKRVANGDLGIEFDQQGLRGVYGDMHGMVQQLQQIVGEVRVGADNLSSASSEVSSTAQALSQGATEQAASVEETTASIEELNASVQQNTENARVTNGIARSSADEARQGGEAVTRTVAAMKEIASKIGMIEEIAYKTNLLALNAAIEAARAGEHGKGFTVVAAEVRKLAENSGVTAQEINQLATNSVSIAEDAGKVLEQMVPNIVKTAELVEEITAASGEQASGIGQINDAMGQLDKATQQNASSSEELAATAEELSGQAAQLQETMAFFKLSGGKRASPPGKRSAPPKAAATKSSDDGFSRDGGDNLDAQDFERF, encoded by the coding sequence ATGCTTAGCTCCCTGACCATGGCCAAAAAACTGATTCTTGGCTTCGGTATCGTCCTGGCCCTGCTCGTCATCGTGAGCGGGTTTGCGTACGTCACTATCAACAACGCTTCGACCGACTTCGGCGAGTATCGCCGCAAGGCCCGAAACGCGAACCTCTTGGGCGAGCTTCAGGCAGCCATGCTGATGGGTCGCATGAACGTCAAGGACTTCCTGATCACCAAGGGCAGCGACAAGGACAAGGCCGAGTTCCACCATTACAAGCAGGAGACCTTGCGTCTGCTCGGCGAAGCTGAGGGACAGATCAAAAATCCCGAGCGCCAAGCAAAAATTCGCCAAGCTCAGACGCAAATCGAGACCTACGTCACGACCTTTAATGCGGTTGAGGTGGAAATGGCCAACCGTAACCGCCTGGTCGATGAGGTCTTGGCCAAGCTCGGGGCGGAAATCGAGCATGGCTTGACGGAAATCTTCGAAACGGCGTTGCGAGACGGCGACCCGGAATCCGCGAGCGATGCGGCTGCGGCCTTGCGCCACATTCTGCTTGCACGTGTCTATTTGATGAAATACGTCGATGACAACCTCAAGGAAAGCCAGGACCGCGTGCGCCAAGAGTTGGAAAAGGCGACGCAGACTTTCGACGTGCTCGACCGGGGGTTGCAAAACCCCACCCGGCGCAGCATTCTCGCCAATATCCGGACGCTGGAGAAGGAATATGCTTCGAACTTCACCGGTCTGGTGACAGCCATCGACACGCGTAACGACCACGTGGTCAACACGCTCGACGTTCTCGGCCCCGAATTTGCGGCCCTGCTCAATGAGATCAAGGTCGCGATCATCAAGGAGATGGACGAGCTTGGCCCCAAGGTCCAGGCCGCCAACGAGCGCGCTGTCTTTATCATCTCAGTGCTTTCTGCCATTGCCCTGTTGTTCGGCATCGTCATCGCCTGGCTGATCATCCGCGGTGTCATGGCGCAACTTGGTAAGGACCCTGCCGTCATCGCAGATGTCACCAAGCGCGTTGCCAACGGCGATCTCGGCATCGAGTTCGACCAGCAAGGCTTGCGCGGTGTTTATGGCGACATGCACGGCATGGTGCAGCAACTCCAGCAGATTGTCGGCGAGGTGCGGGTCGGCGCCGATAACCTGAGTTCCGCCTCCAGCGAGGTCAGCTCCACCGCCCAGGCGCTGAGCCAGGGCGCGACCGAGCAGGCCGCGAGCGTCGAGGAAACCACCGCGAGCATCGAAGAGCTCAACGCCTCGGTCCAGCAAAATACCGAGAACGCGCGCGTCACCAACGGCATCGCCAGAAGCTCGGCCGACGAGGCCCGTCAGGGCGGCGAGGCGGTCACCCGCACGGTCGCGGCAATGAAGGAGATCGCCAGCAAGATCGGCATGATCGAGGAGATCGCCTACAAGACCAACCTCCTCGCGCTCAACGCCGCCATTGAGGCCGCGCGCGCCGGCGAGCACGGCAAGGGCTTTACCGTGGTCGCCGCAGAGGTGCGCAAGCTCGCTGAGAACAGTGGCGTGACCGCGCAGGAGATCAACCAGCTCGCCACCAACAGCGTCTCCATTGCCGAAGACGCCGGAAAAGTGCTTGAGCAGATGGTTCCCAACATCGTCAAAACCGCCGAGCTGGTCGAAGAAATCACTGCCGCTTCCGGCGAGCAGGCCTCCGGCATCGGTCAGATCAACGACGCCATGGGTCAGCTCGACAAGGCCACGCAGCAGAATGCGTCTTCTTCTGAGGAGCTCGCCGCCACCGCCGAGGAGCTCAGCGGTCAGGCCGCGCAACTACAGGAGACCATGGCCTTCTTCAAGCTCTCCGGCGGCAAGCGCGCGAGCCCACCCGGCAAAAGAAGCGCGCCTCCCAAGGCTGCGGCAACGAAGAGCAGCGACGATGGTTTCTCCCGCGACGGCGGAGACAACCTGGATGCACAGGACTTCGAGCGCTTCTAG
- a CDS encoding chemotaxis protein CheW: protein MTDQATASRAPSTGANDLGAGDTAQYLTFSVSEERLAMSIDAVQEIIETPRITQVPMTPDYIRGVINLRGNVVPVVDLGARLSRGALTISKRSCIVLVEVKSQTISHHLGMLVDEVNNILEIPHDDVKPAPEFGSEIRTDFIEAMGRVNDVFIIILAVDNVLSIQELASLKKLVEGASLDGPNVGS from the coding sequence ATGACTGATCAGGCGACTGCATCAAGGGCGCCCAGCACCGGCGCCAACGACCTGGGCGCCGGAGATACGGCTCAGTATCTGACGTTTTCGGTTTCCGAAGAACGGCTTGCAATGTCGATTGATGCCGTGCAGGAAATCATCGAAACACCACGGATCACCCAGGTCCCGATGACACCCGATTACATTCGTGGTGTCATCAACCTGCGCGGTAATGTGGTGCCCGTGGTCGATCTCGGCGCGCGCCTGAGCCGCGGTGCACTGACCATTTCCAAACGCAGCTGTATCGTCTTAGTCGAGGTAAAGTCCCAGACAATCAGCCATCATCTGGGCATGTTGGTCGACGAGGTGAACAACATCCTCGAGATTCCGCATGATGACGTCAAACCGGCACCGGAATTCGGCTCGGAGATCCGTACGGATTTCATTGAGGCAATGGGCCGGGTGAACGATGTCTTTATCATCATTCTGGCGGTCGACAATGTATTGTCAATTCAAGAGCTGGCATCGCTCAAGAAGCTGGTAGAGGGGGCAAGCCTGGACGGCCCAAATGTGGGGAGCTGA
- a CDS encoding CheR family methyltransferase gives MWGADSKTASEKNPAIEALAELDPISDKAFERFRKFIYEKAGINLAPHKRQLVSSRLQKRLRHYGLRNYDAYIDLISKPDKETERRHLVDLLTTNETYFYREPAHFDYLRTKILPQYRNRQLHVWSAACSTGEEVYTLAMVLAETLGRGDWDILGSDINSQVVATAKLGMYPLERAKNLPREWLSKYCLKGVRAQAGNLLIIPKMKARTRFEERNLKKPRDDSRQFEIVFLRNVLIYFDTPTKQLVLDCLSRAIAPGGYLFISHVESLHGVKTDLTSIGPSIFRKPPR, from the coding sequence ATGTGGGGAGCTGACTCCAAGACGGCGAGCGAGAAAAACCCGGCAATCGAGGCTCTGGCCGAGCTCGATCCGATTTCCGACAAAGCCTTTGAGCGATTTCGCAAATTCATTTACGAAAAGGCGGGGATCAACCTCGCCCCGCACAAGCGCCAGCTGGTTAGCTCGCGCCTGCAAAAGCGGCTGCGCCACTACGGTCTGCGCAACTACGACGCCTACATCGACCTGATTTCGAAGCCCGATAAGGAAACTGAGCGGCGCCATCTGGTTGACTTGCTTACTACCAATGAGACCTACTTCTACCGCGAGCCGGCGCACTTCGATTATCTGCGCACAAAAATTTTGCCGCAGTACCGCAACCGCCAGCTGCATGTCTGGAGCGCCGCCTGCTCAACCGGTGAGGAGGTCTACACCTTGGCCATGGTGCTGGCGGAAACCCTGGGACGTGGCGACTGGGATATTCTCGGCTCCGACATCAACTCCCAGGTGGTGGCCACCGCAAAGCTCGGCATGTACCCACTCGAGCGCGCCAAGAATCTCCCGCGAGAGTGGCTGTCGAAGTATTGCCTGAAGGGTGTGCGCGCGCAGGCCGGTAATCTGCTGATCATTCCCAAGATGAAGGCGCGCACGCGGTTTGAAGAGCGCAACCTCAAAAAACCCCGCGACGACAGCCGTCAGTTTGAGATTGTATTTTTACGCAACGTACTCATTTACTTCGACACGCCAACGAAGCAATTGGTGTTAGACTGCCTCAGTCGGGCAATCGCTCCAGGCGGGTACTTGTTCATTAGCCATGTCGAGTCTCTCCACGGCGTCAAGACCGATCTGACTAGTATTGGCCCCTCGATTTTCAGAAAACCACCGCGCTGA
- a CDS encoding chemotaxis protein CheD yields MNAAVKAQPQIEKCVIHAGEHHVSRKPIVLSTLLGSCVSVCLYDPITRVVGMNHFLLATRHPSQDPVLASDAGRYGLGAMELLINDMLKLGARRANLRAKAFGGGNVLATRLNELPDRFSIGKINVEFVQKFLNEDRIPLVAQDFGGDMGRQIRFESSDFSVYLRRIPIKRASRILVEEKQYFDKELKHQREKSSVEFW; encoded by the coding sequence ATGAATGCCGCCGTAAAAGCGCAACCTCAGATTGAAAAGTGCGTCATTCACGCCGGAGAGCATCACGTCTCGCGCAAGCCAATCGTGCTCTCGACGCTGCTCGGTTCCTGCGTGTCGGTGTGCCTGTACGATCCAATCACCCGCGTGGTCGGGATGAATCACTTTTTGCTTGCCACCCGTCACCCGAGTCAAGACCCGGTTCTGGCCTCGGACGCCGGGCGCTACGGGCTCGGCGCCATGGAACTCCTCATCAACGACATGCTCAAGCTCGGCGCCCGTCGCGCCAATCTGCGCGCCAAGGCCTTCGGCGGCGGCAATGTTCTGGCCACACGCCTGAATGAACTACCCGATCGCTTCAGCATCGGCAAGATCAACGTCGAGTTTGTACAGAAGTTTCTCAACGAAGATCGCATCCCCCTGGTGGCGCAGGATTTCGGCGGCGACATGGGCCGGCAGATTCGTTTCGAGAGCAGCGATTTCTCGGTCTACCTCAGACGCATCCCGATCAAGCGCGCCAGCCGCATTCTGGTCGAGGAAAAACAGTACTTCGACAAGGAGCTCAAACATCAACGCGAAAAAAGCAGTGTCGAATTCTGGTAA
- a CDS encoding protein-glutamate methylesterase/protein-glutamine glutaminase, producing MTTKVFIVDDSAVVRQVLTEQLNSLSGIEVIGSARDPIFAHKAFEKGWPDVIVLDIEMPRMDGLTFLRQLMKERPTPVIICSTLAGKGAEITMQAMSAGAVDIITKPTVGLRQFLEDSKTQLGDAIRGASHARMDKVSRPGTPAPATMKPTPKLAADSVVADRSFKPLSTTTDRVIAIGTSTGGTQALEYVLTRLPRTAPGIVVVQHMPGAFTQAFAERLDSLCQIHVREAKSGDRVIAGQALIAPGTSHMLLRRSGAQYLVEIKGGPLVSRHRPSVDVLFRSAAQSAGPNAIGIIMTGMGDDGARGMGEMHGTGALTIAQDEATCVVYGMPKEAVKLGGVDGIVPISAIPGIITQAPSRAAYLHHASR from the coding sequence ATGACCACCAAGGTCTTTATCGTCGACGATTCCGCCGTCGTCCGCCAGGTGCTGACCGAGCAGCTCAACTCTCTCAGCGGCATTGAGGTGATCGGCTCGGCGCGCGATCCAATTTTCGCTCACAAGGCCTTTGAGAAAGGCTGGCCCGATGTCATCGTGCTCGACATCGAGATGCCACGCATGGATGGGCTGACCTTCCTGCGCCAGTTGATGAAAGAACGCCCGACACCGGTCATTATCTGTTCCACCCTCGCCGGCAAAGGCGCCGAGATCACCATGCAGGCGATGAGCGCCGGCGCGGTTGATATCATCACCAAACCCACGGTGGGCTTGCGTCAGTTCCTGGAGGACTCCAAGACCCAACTCGGCGATGCCATCCGCGGCGCTAGCCATGCGCGCATGGACAAGGTCTCGCGGCCAGGGACCCCGGCACCCGCCACCATGAAGCCGACGCCCAAGCTGGCGGCAGACTCGGTGGTGGCCGATCGCAGCTTCAAGCCCCTGTCCACCACCACCGACCGCGTCATCGCCATCGGCACCTCGACCGGTGGCACCCAGGCCCTCGAGTACGTGCTGACGCGTCTGCCGCGCACCGCGCCCGGGATTGTAGTGGTGCAGCACATGCCCGGCGCCTTCACCCAAGCGTTCGCGGAGCGGCTCGATAGTCTCTGTCAGATCCATGTGCGCGAGGCCAAAAGCGGCGACCGGGTCATTGCCGGTCAGGCACTGATCGCACCCGGTACCTCGCACATGCTGCTGCGGCGCAGCGGCGCCCAGTATCTCGTGGAAATTAAGGGCGGGCCCTTGGTCAGCCGCCATCGGCCATCGGTGGATGTTTTGTTTCGCTCAGCAGCCCAGTCAGCAGGCCCCAATGCGATTGGCATTATCATGACCGGCATGGGCGATGATGGTGCTCGCGGCATGGGTGAAATGCACGGCACAGGCGCCCTGACCATCGCCCAGGATGAAGCCACCTGCGTGGTCTATGGCATGCCCAAAGAAGCCGTCAAGCTCGGCGGTGTCGATGGCATTGTTCCTATTTCAGCGATTCCGGGCATCATCACCCAGGCACCGTCGCGGGCGGCCTATCTGCATCACGCGTCACGTTGA